A segment of the Lolium perenne isolate Kyuss_39 chromosome 3, Kyuss_2.0, whole genome shotgun sequence genome:
AGCAAGAAAGCAAAGCCAGTTGAGTTCATGTCAATGTTAAAAGGCTAATTCAGGGAAACTTCAAAATAAGACCAATTATTATCTCCTGAATAGATATTTGTCGCAATCTGGGCTCTGGAGTTCCGACTTCAAACCAGGTTATTGGGAAGAGAACATAGTATAAACAGTATGCTCAGTCACAAATGCAAAGCACCAACCTCAACTGAAAATTGTGTACTTTTGCCAGTGCTGCTTACTGTAGACCTAAACTCCACCTATATTAAGAAAGAGCAGGAGATCAGTTCGAAGTCAAGAACAGTAAAGCCAAACATGCACTGAAACATTAAGGCAACAGCATACCTTAGAGTTACATAGTCGCCCAATTTCTTGTAATACCGAGACAAACAATAAAGGGGTTATTGGCAGTGAGCCTCCATTGGATTCGACATTTGAACTGGCTAGATTGCCTCGCGGTGCCACTCGCATGTCATCTGCGCAAAAGTTTGGGCTGCATAGGTTACTTAAAGCACCAGGTTCAAATTAATACACACTGTACGCAGTGAAAATGCACTCCCTCTGTTTCGAAATATAAGTTATATTTTGACTGCCTACATTCCGCTAATGGTTATACAATCATAATTTCATAAGGAAGTGCTTTTGAAGATGAATCCGATTGTATCAATTCGGTGTAACATAATCCACATATTATTGCATTAGTTAGTGGCAAAAAAGCTTAATTTTGGGTAGTTAAAATACACCTTACATAAAGAACCAGAGGGATTATGGCTTTAAAAAAAAGAACCAGAGGGATTATGGTACTACTTGAAATGAATAAAAAACGATGTGTATAGAAGACAGATGAGAAGAGtcctaaatatgatcaataaaatgACCCTAAACTTGAAAGTAGACTTTTTCTTTGTTTTTCGTTCTCAAAAGATTTCTTAGGGTCGGTCTCCATTCCTGCTTCTCCAAAAATACATTACCAGCTAAAATCAGAGCTTCAACATCGAGTAAATATGAAATCGTGACAATATTTTACTGGACAGGATAATTTTTGTacatccggaaagatgccaatgaAAGCAAACCATAATGCGGTCAGAATTAGGATTTGGAGCATTATGCTAACGATGCTGCATTACATAATACAGTGGTCTTTTTTTTGCAGAGACATCCCCATTCCCTCTTTGCAAGTTAACAGAACTAACTTGAAAATTAAAAATACCAAACTAATAGACGACAAGGAAAGGCCAGTATGGAGACAACTGACCAAAAAAAAAGAGAATTATGAAGTACCTGATAAACGGGTTGATGAAGATATCTGTTTATGATCCACCTGATGTGCCTGAAACAACTCACATTACTGCATGTTCATCCTTGAAATTTCATATCTAATTAAGATCCTAATGAAGTAATGAAGCTCTGATAGTTCAGTAGCAGGACTAATGTTCTTCTTACAAAAACCAGGGTCCATTTGGTCAAAAATAGGGTCAAGTTTCAGCTATATTACAGCCTATTTGATAATTTGTTGTAATAATATTACGAGAGATAAAGTAGTTATTGGTAACTAAGCAAGCACATAGGAGCAATCTTGTGATACCACAGAACAGAGATAATATATGGCCTCCTTAGTAAAAGGGAGGGAAAAGATTGCGCACAAAATCAATCAAAGCAGAAACATCATATGAAAACTTACCCGCCCATTCAACCTCTTCTCCACTTCAGCTCCACTCATACCCTCAGGTATAGGGGTTGATGAAGATATCTGTTTTTGGTCCACCTGATGTGCCTGAAACAACTCACATTACTGCATGTTCATCCTTGAAATTTCATATCTAATTAAGATCCTAATGAAGTAATGAAGCTCCGACAGTCCAGTAGTTGGGACTAATGTTCTTACAAAAAACAGGGTCCATTTGGTCAAAAAAAATAGGGTCAAGCTTCAGCTATACTACAGCCTATTTGATATTTTTTTGTAATAATATCACGAGAGGTGAAGTAGTTATTGGTAACTAAGCAAGCACATGGGAGCAATCTTGTGATACCACAGAACAGAGATAATGTATGGCCTCCTTAGTAAAAGGGGGAGAAAAATTGCCCACAAAATCAATCAAAGCAGAAACATCATATGAAAACTTACCCTCCCATTCAACCTCTTCTCCACTTCAGCTCCACTCATACCCTCAGGTATAGGGGCAGGATCTTTGTTGGTTGGTACAGTGTCCTGAAAATAAGTAACAGACAAAATAAACTTTCAGAGTTTCAGCCGATAAACTGCAATACAGCAACGTGGTGTCAAGAGGACATTACCTCGCAGACTAAGTAGTCGCCGACATCTGGAGCGTATGGAAGATCCAGTAACTCGTTTTCGTATAATAGTTCAAACACTTTCTTCAATAGATTTTCATCAAACTCCCTTTTTCCATCAAAACAAGGAAAAACATTAAGGCTGTAAGTATGGTATCATCAGAATGCACAGGTCGTATCGTAATAACTGTTTCTACCAACCTGAAGAAACCACCACGAATATTGCAAGCAACATTTCTCGCAACACAAAGCACTGGAACAGCATTCGCCGTCTAGGATATGCAAGAACATTAACACATTATTCCAGCACAGAAATATGTTCAACAGAAAACATGTAAgagaaaaacacaaaaaaatacctCAGCCTGTGGGGCATAGTATGGAGCATATGCAGGGACAACATGGACTCGAGGCTGGTCTTTCTCATCCCAGACCTTCAGCCTGTCATCAATCACCATGGCCATCTTTGGATGGCATCCTCCGTTTTTAAAAACATGCTGCAGAGACTTACTAGAATCTGCATCAATAGAAACAGTGAGTAAGACAAACAGCTTTTCTGGAGCACGAAGAAACAGCGCTATCATTCTAACAATCAACATTTCAGAAATCATTATGCAGGATTGTGTGGTACTTTTTAACATTTAGATAGGGCATAAAATTTGGATTGGACAATCTACAATGGCTAGAGCGTGTTAATGCTGATGCAAATAATTTCAAGAAAAATGGTGATGTAAATACAATAGATCAATGCTGCGATGGGCAAGCACTGCACAATAGTTGAAAAAGGAAAACTCCAAACTCTTGAGATCCCTTACCTGGTTTTACACATACTACACGTTCTGAAATATTATTCAAGCTGATTAAATTAGCTTCTGGATCAAGAAGCCTCCATATCTCAAGAGCATAATCTCTTTCAGCCATCGTACATACATAGACCTCGAATCTTTTGCGTCCCTTGGCAGTTAGATAACTTCTCAAATCTTCCCAGGCAGGCCTTAGCTTTACAAAAACACTAGTATCGCGGATCTGAATGCAATAAAACATTGAAATGGGTAATGAGGATAGGGCGAGAGGAAAAGTAATCGCAAAAGAATACCGCGACCAAAAGAATAAGATCTAGTTGATGACTTAAATTCCGAAACACCAAAACATAAGAGTTACGGAAGAAACTAATGTTGATCCCATATTTAGTCCACAGCACATATGATGTCAGCCAAGAACTATGATAGTAAAACATAATATATTTGTTGCTGAAGGTCACAAATATATGCAATGCTGTTGTCGCATAATGTGTTGGACTGAAAGGCCTAACATTAG
Coding sequences within it:
- the LOC127344387 gene encoding RNA polymerase II C-terminal domain phosphatase-like 2 isoform X2 gives rise to the protein MATPRPAPLLAGPSSSSPAAAAAAPARQVTMRMFHGDVSLGDAEVFPIKPGPDAALPFPTNEIRVSHLSPASERCPPLAILQTIAPFSVRCKLQAKTIPLNPSLHRLYLTCFNEYKSAVVVVGDEELHLVAMPSKAVNVPCFWCCSVRAGLYASSVGMLNLRCLAIVFDLDETLIVANTVASFERRIGDLSHKMEAVDDPGRVAAMSAEIKRYIEDRALLKEFIDKDTVTDNGRILVAQKEEVQPIGAQDRLLRPVIRLPERNAILTRINPEIRDTSVFVKLRPAWEDLRSYLTAKGRKRFEVYVCTMAERDYALEIWRLLDPEANLISLNNISERVVCVKPDSSKSLQHVFKNGGCHPKMAMVIDDRLKVWDEKDQPRVHVVPAYAPYYAPQAETANAVPVLCVARNVACNIRGGFFREFDENLLKKVFELLYENELLDLPYAPDVGDYLVCEDTVPTNKDPAPIPEGMSGAEVEKRLNGRAHQVDQKQISSSTPIPEGMSGAEVEKRLNGRAHQVDHKQISSSTRLSDDMRVAPRGNLASSNVESNGGSLPITPLLFVSVLQEIGRLCNSKVEFRSTVSSTGKSTQFSVEVLFSNEKVGSGTGKTREEAQVQAAEKALQNLQSHYQANQVRVMT